A window from Moritella yayanosii encodes these proteins:
- a CDS encoding urease accessory protein — protein MLMEQLPIILLGFTLGMMHALDADHVMAVSSLSNQKPSLRRTVLFSANWAIGHGSVLVISGLLLFGLGIALPEALIHVAEMSVGVLLIGLGLYSFWQFRQQKLVITKHRHGDVEHSHWHHDEHGKDVEKTATKDGHLPVMVGVLHGLAGSAPALALIPAIGQTELSVVIGYLLMFSIGVMLSMMAFGLGLGSLQGLLKQRYDMLFYWSRRVIALASTLLGCFWLYQAV, from the coding sequence ATGTTAATGGAACAGTTACCGATTATTTTATTGGGTTTTACCCTGGGTATGATGCATGCACTGGATGCGGATCATGTGATGGCGGTTTCCAGTCTGAGTAATCAGAAACCAAGCCTACGCCGAACAGTATTGTTCAGTGCTAACTGGGCGATTGGTCATGGCAGTGTGTTGGTCATCAGTGGCTTGTTGTTATTTGGTCTTGGTATTGCACTGCCTGAAGCATTAATTCATGTTGCCGAGATGAGTGTTGGCGTACTACTTATCGGGTTAGGTCTGTATTCATTTTGGCAGTTTAGACAACAAAAATTAGTGATAACTAAGCATCGTCATGGCGATGTCGAACACAGTCATTGGCACCATGATGAACATGGTAAAGATGTAGAGAAAACCGCGACCAAAGACGGTCATTTACCGGTAATGGTTGGTGTTTTACATGGCCTAGCTGGGAGTGCTCCGGCACTGGCGTTGATCCCTGCTATCGGACAAACCGAGTTATCGGTAGTGATTGGCTATTTGTTGATGTTTTCGATTGGCGTGATGTTATCTATGATGGCGTTTGGCTTGGGCCTTGGCTCACTGCAAGGTTTATTAAAACAGCGCTATGATATGCTATTTTATTGGAGCCGTCGCGTGATTGCGTTAGCTTCAACCTTGTTAGGCTGTTTCTGGTTGTATCAGGCGGTTTGA
- a CDS encoding cobalt-precorrin-5B (C(1))-methyltransferase has protein sequence MWPESDETSKKLRTGLTTGCCATACCVAAAHHLLSKTTTDTVNVTLPKGKVVDLSIIQYHFLSPLSTRADVTKDAGDDPDVTHGATIFVELTLTPQSGIVFKAAQGVGIVTREGLALAVGEPAINPVPRQMMTEHLQYMAAEHDYQGGFAVAVGVENGEQIALKTMNGRLGIVGGLSILGVSGIVRPFSCSAYIASIFQGLDVATTNGYTHIAASTGNRSEDAIKDYYQLPDIALIEMGDFVGAVIKHIKKVPVRKLSICGGFGKISKLAMGKWNLHSKVSAIDLPFLAELAQQQGASFELMTMMVNSNTSIEALNHCYAHKIDLATAVCQAAFTQVSSKIPAHTELEIWVINRQGDLIGFADHN, from the coding sequence ATGTGGCCAGAGAGTGATGAAACCAGTAAAAAACTAAGAACTGGTTTAACAACAGGTTGTTGTGCAACAGCTTGCTGTGTTGCTGCTGCCCATCATTTACTCAGTAAGACGACAACGGATACAGTCAACGTGACGTTACCCAAAGGTAAGGTTGTTGACTTGAGTATTATTCAATACCATTTTTTGTCACCTCTGAGCACGCGTGCTGATGTGACCAAAGATGCGGGTGATGATCCCGACGTGACGCATGGTGCGACAATATTTGTAGAGCTAACGCTAACGCCGCAATCGGGCATTGTGTTTAAAGCTGCGCAAGGTGTTGGTATTGTTACTCGTGAAGGACTTGCTCTGGCAGTGGGTGAACCGGCAATTAATCCGGTGCCGCGCCAAATGATGACTGAACACTTGCAATACATGGCCGCAGAGCACGATTATCAAGGTGGCTTTGCAGTCGCGGTCGGTGTTGAAAACGGTGAACAGATTGCATTGAAAACCATGAATGGCCGCTTGGGTATCGTTGGTGGTTTATCTATTTTAGGCGTATCAGGGATTGTTCGCCCCTTTTCTTGTTCTGCGTATATCGCCTCTATTTTTCAAGGTCTGGATGTCGCCACGACGAATGGTTATACCCACATTGCCGCCTCCACAGGCAATCGCAGTGAAGATGCAATTAAAGACTATTATCAACTGCCCGATATCGCGTTAATTGAGATGGGCGACTTTGTTGGGGCGGTAATAAAACACATCAAAAAAGTACCTGTGCGTAAACTGAGTATTTGTGGTGGTTTTGGTAAAATAAGTAAATTAGCCATGGGTAAATGGAATCTGCACAGTAAGGTTTCTGCTATTGATTTACCTTTTTTAGCGGAGCTTGCCCAGCAGCAAGGTGCAAGCTTTGAGTTAATGACCATGATGGTAAATTCAAATACCTCGATCGAGGCGTTAAACCATTGTTATGCGCATAAAATTGATTTGGCAACCGCTGTGTGTCAGGCTGCATTTACACAGGTGAGCAGTAAAATACCTGCACACACTGAATTAGAAATATGGGTTATTAACCGACAGGGAGATTTGATTGGCTTTGCTGATCATAACTAA
- a CDS encoding precorrin-6A/cobalt-precorrin-6A reductase, with product MKLLLLGGTADGRKLATQLHASHIPLIYSVAGLVRAPNVDCDIVSGGFSQFGGLAQYINAQNITAILDVTHPYAQQMSSTAAQVAKDCGLPYWRFHRLQWQQGRDDNWQTFTRWSQLLTLLEAQSSLELAHVSQLCPFFTVGQLEPQLLSLIADSSLVSLPQLVRTAVKPKTALLPAMQWLKAIGPFAVDDEITLFEHYGINALITKNSGGDSTIAKLTAARILGIPVFMQTRPSLPPADVEFSNRDECHAFVCQQFVTY from the coding sequence ATGAAATTATTATTACTGGGTGGTACTGCCGATGGCCGAAAACTGGCAACCCAATTACATGCCAGCCATATTCCACTGATTTATAGCGTCGCAGGACTGGTACGTGCACCGAATGTCGATTGTGACATTGTCAGTGGTGGTTTTAGCCAGTTTGGCGGCTTAGCACAGTATATTAATGCGCAAAACATTACGGCAATTTTAGATGTCACACACCCTTATGCGCAACAGATGAGTAGCACCGCAGCGCAAGTTGCCAAAGATTGTGGTTTACCTTATTGGCGTTTTCATCGCCTGCAATGGCAGCAAGGACGCGATGATAATTGGCAAACATTCACTCGCTGGTCACAATTATTAACCTTGTTAGAAGCACAATCTTCACTTGAGTTAGCACACGTTAGCCAGCTCTGTCCTTTCTTCACTGTCGGCCAATTAGAGCCGCAATTACTCAGTTTAATCGCGGATTCCTCATTGGTATCATTACCGCAATTAGTGCGTACGGCGGTTAAACCCAAAACAGCATTATTACCTGCAATGCAATGGTTAAAAGCCATCGGGCCATTTGCGGTTGATGATGAGATCACCTTGTTTGAACATTATGGTATCAATGCGCTGATCACCAAAAACAGTGGCGGCGACTCGACTATCGCGAAGTTAACGGCAGCACGGATATTGGGAATACCGGTATTCATGCAAACACGGCCAAGCTTACCGCCAGCGGATGTTGAGTTTAGCAATCGAGATGAGTGTCATGCGTTTGTCTGTCAGCAATTTGTAACTTATTAA
- a CDS encoding precorrin-8X methylmutase: MDYNYEIRPQQIEQESFRQIRQLTALDHFSKEQQQVVMRIVHSIGMPEVSEQVHFSRNACASGIDAINAQAPILCDVEMVRHGITKRMISQPPLCYLNDPRVPPLAKQRGETRTMAALEFWQQDLANSIVLIGNAPTALFRLLEMIANGAPKPALIIGMPVGFVGAAESKQALWDAHEKLGIECITLLGRQGGSAVTSATLNALLRCVNGEWY; the protein is encoded by the coding sequence ATGGATTATAATTACGAAATTCGACCACAGCAAATTGAGCAAGAAAGCTTTCGCCAAATACGCCAATTAACCGCATTAGACCATTTTAGCAAAGAACAGCAACAAGTAGTGATGCGTATTGTGCACAGTATTGGTATGCCTGAGGTGAGTGAGCAAGTTCATTTTAGCCGTAATGCTTGCGCAAGTGGTATCGACGCTATCAATGCACAAGCGCCTATTCTATGTGATGTAGAAATGGTGCGCCACGGTATTACCAAACGCATGATCTCGCAACCGCCACTTTGTTATCTTAACGATCCGCGCGTGCCTCCTCTCGCTAAACAAAGAGGTGAAACCCGTACCATGGCGGCGTTAGAATTTTGGCAACAAGATCTGGCCAACAGCATCGTTCTCATTGGTAATGCGCCAACCGCATTGTTTCGGTTATTAGAAATGATAGCCAACGGCGCACCAAAACCAGCCTTGATTATTGGTATGCCGGTGGGTTTTGTTGGGGCCGCAGAATCAAAACAAGCATTGTGGGATGCCCATGAGAAATTGGGGATTGAATGTATCACCTTGCTTGGTCGCCAGGGTGGTAGTGCAGTGACTTCTGCGACCTTAAATGCCTTGTTACGTTGTGTAAATGGCGAATGGTATTAA
- the cbiE gene encoding precorrin-6y C5,15-methyltransferase (decarboxylating) subunit CbiE produces the protein MMQDSDKAIHKTINKTDSRVCIDVIGLGVAEHALLTPAAQQAIQQAEVIIGSDRQLAVISQLLISNVEHQAEPKPQPKQTLLPALSQLLVLLAAHQQQRVVILASGDPLHYGIGRWLLTKFGKDNLQFHAGISSMQAACHALGLALQDVEVLSLHGRPLAKIRTCLKTKQTLVILTDKHSQPQHLAQECINAGFAQSIIWVCELLGYAQQRIRAFTVTQLMAASALSFDPLHVSVIEPLGTGGILPNFPGIEDHCFVTDREAGKGMITKREVRLQILSLMQPSKGDVIWDIGAGCGGVAVELAYWQQDAKVYAIEHHPERLSCLVANQQRFGVVANLTIITGRAPAELATLPVANKIFIGGSDGELASVLALSWQQLPAGGVLVASAVTETTKYQLQHFAQSLSEQQTETLQVAISKGTKLAGQLMYKPNLPVTLFKFTKYEEVDNEV, from the coding sequence ATGATGCAAGATAGCGATAAGGCAATTCATAAGACCATTAATAAGACAGATAGCCGAGTCTGCATTGATGTGATTGGTTTGGGTGTTGCAGAACACGCATTGTTAACCCCCGCTGCGCAGCAAGCCATACAGCAAGCTGAGGTGATAATTGGTTCTGATCGTCAGCTAGCCGTTATTAGTCAATTGTTGATTAGCAATGTTGAACATCAGGCAGAACCTAAGCCTCAACCTAAACAAACGCTGTTACCGGCATTATCTCAGTTACTTGTGTTATTAGCTGCGCATCAGCAACAGCGGGTGGTGATATTAGCGTCAGGCGATCCGTTACATTATGGTATTGGTCGTTGGTTGCTGACTAAATTTGGCAAAGATAATTTACAGTTTCATGCCGGTATTTCGAGTATGCAAGCGGCTTGTCATGCATTAGGTTTGGCACTGCAAGATGTTGAAGTATTAAGTTTGCATGGTCGACCGCTGGCCAAAATTCGTACCTGTCTTAAAACCAAACAAACCTTAGTGATATTGACAGATAAACACAGTCAGCCTCAGCATTTAGCCCAAGAATGTATTAACGCCGGATTTGCACAATCGATTATTTGGGTGTGTGAATTATTGGGTTATGCCCAGCAGCGTATTCGTGCATTTACTGTTACGCAATTAATGGCAGCATCAGCATTAAGCTTTGACCCATTACATGTATCTGTGATTGAACCACTTGGTACTGGCGGCATATTGCCAAACTTTCCGGGTATTGAAGATCATTGTTTTGTTACCGATCGCGAAGCGGGCAAGGGCATGATCACCAAACGTGAAGTACGTTTGCAGATCTTATCCCTCATGCAACCGAGCAAAGGCGATGTAATTTGGGATATTGGTGCGGGTTGTGGTGGTGTTGCGGTTGAGTTGGCTTATTGGCAGCAGGACGCAAAAGTATATGCCATAGAGCATCATCCCGAGCGATTAAGCTGTCTGGTAGCAAATCAACAGCGCTTTGGTGTTGTGGCTAACTTAACCATTATTACAGGCCGCGCGCCAGCTGAACTAGCGACATTACCAGTAGCGAATAAAATATTTATTGGTGGCAGCGATGGTGAGTTAGCGTCGGTATTAGCCCTAAGTTGGCAACAATTACCTGCTGGTGGGGTATTAGTTGCCAGTGCGGTAACGGAAACCACCAAGTACCAATTACAGCATTTTGCCCAGTCGTTGTCCGAACAACAAACGGAAACCTTGCAAGTAGCGATTAGCAAGGGCACTAAATTAGCAGGTCAGTTAATGTATAAACCGAATCTCCCAGTGACCTTATTTAAGTTTACCAAATATGAAGAAGTTGATAATGAAGTATAA
- the cobI gene encoding precorrin-2 C(20)-methyltransferase: protein MKYNQLGKLIGVGVGPGDPELMTLKAFRLLQQVDVICYLTNDDNVSQAKIIASDAIAARKSPAIEIGIVMPMSKDRTLANQAYDDGATRVQQQLEQGKDVVFICEGDPLFFGSFSYLLERLQDQFVCEVVPGITSINAAASALVSPLTALTDSFAVVSGRHSDEFLRQTLSEHNSVVIMKAGQSRPRILAALAATGRTQDASYLEYISREQQIIEKDVTKLAHEAGPYFSLFVVRHNATTR, encoded by the coding sequence ATGAAGTATAACCAGCTAGGTAAATTAATTGGTGTTGGCGTTGGTCCGGGTGATCCTGAGCTGATGACGTTAAAAGCCTTTCGTTTGCTACAGCAAGTGGACGTGATCTGTTATTTAACCAATGACGATAATGTCTCGCAGGCCAAAATAATCGCCAGTGACGCGATTGCCGCCAGAAAGTCACCTGCCATTGAGATCGGCATTGTGATGCCAATGAGTAAAGACCGTACCTTAGCTAACCAAGCTTATGATGATGGCGCCACTCGCGTTCAACAACAATTAGAGCAAGGCAAGGATGTGGTTTTTATCTGTGAAGGTGATCCGTTATTCTTCGGTTCATTCAGTTATTTGTTAGAACGCTTACAAGATCAGTTTGTCTGTGAAGTGGTGCCGGGAATTACATCTATTAATGCTGCGGCATCAGCATTAGTAAGCCCTCTGACGGCATTAACAGATTCTTTTGCTGTGGTGAGTGGTCGGCATAGTGATGAATTCTTACGCCAAACCTTAAGCGAACACAACAGTGTGGTGATCATGAAAGCGGGTCAATCTCGTCCGCGTATTTTAGCTGCATTAGCGGCAACAGGGCGCACCCAAGATGCCAGCTATTTAGAATATATCAGCCGTGAACAACAGATTATCGAGAAAGACGTGACTAAGCTGGCGCATGAAGCCGGGCCGTATTTTTCGTTGTTTGTGGTTCGTCATAACGCAACAACGAGGTAA
- a CDS encoding cobalamin biosynthesis protein codes for MIRIVALTEAGEKLAKQIQQLLPEQSDIWFKPKPFTAQVQQAFQAGERLILICATGIAVRTLAPVLGHKNTDPAVLVLDEAGQFVIPLLSGHEGGANDWADNIASLIEAQLVMTTANPYLSPVYSVGMGCERHCPVDKLYELLMACLAQANLTLAQISHINSIDIKADELGLIALAKQIDKPFVTWDKYQLCEMEALLSTKSDYVYSVVGVYGVAESAALFDVQQITQQQGELVLTKQKSAVATCAIARAYPKN; via the coding sequence ATGATCCGTATTGTGGCGTTAACGGAAGCGGGCGAAAAACTAGCGAAACAAATCCAGCAACTACTGCCTGAGCAAAGCGACATCTGGTTTAAACCCAAGCCGTTCACGGCACAGGTGCAGCAGGCATTTCAAGCCGGAGAACGGCTTATCTTGATCTGTGCGACGGGTATTGCGGTGCGGACATTAGCGCCCGTATTAGGGCATAAAAATACTGATCCAGCGGTCTTGGTATTAGATGAAGCGGGTCAGTTTGTGATCCCGTTATTATCCGGTCATGAAGGTGGCGCTAATGACTGGGCTGATAATATTGCCAGTTTGATTGAGGCGCAATTAGTGATGACCACCGCTAATCCTTACCTGTCACCGGTATACAGTGTCGGCATGGGCTGTGAGCGACATTGTCCGGTGGATAAATTATATGAATTATTAATGGCTTGTTTAGCGCAAGCTAATTTAACTCTCGCGCAAATTAGTCATATTAATAGCATTGATATTAAAGCCGATGAACTCGGTTTAATTGCATTAGCAAAACAGATTGATAAACCTTTTGTTACTTGGGATAAATACCAGTTATGCGAAATGGAAGCCTTATTAAGTACCAAGTCAGATTATGTATACAGTGTTGTTGGGGTATATGGGGTCGCAGAATCGGCCGCCTTATTTGATGTACAACAGATCACCCAACAACAAGGTGAATTAGTTTTAACCAAGCAAAAATCAGCGGTAGCTACCTGCGCAATAGCCAGAGCATATCCAAAAAATTAA
- the cobJ gene encoding precorrin-3B C(17)-methyltransferase: MSKLFLIGTGPGDKDLIAPKAIAAIQASTDLVAYGLYLDLLGDVCDGKTHHDLPLGQEIDRARLALSLTASGKDTALVSSGDIGIYAMATLVFELLDRQLQGLEDHPEWLDVDIEVVPGISAMQAGASRVGAMLGHDFCTISLSDLLTPWETIEKRIHSCGTGDFVVSFYNPRSKKRDWQINTARDILLQYRPANTPVLLGRQLTREDESITMTTLDKLHSDDVDMFTMVTVGNSQSRHIINGQKEWIYTPRGYNKKL; this comes from the coding sequence ATGAGTAAATTATTTTTAATTGGTACCGGACCAGGTGATAAAGACTTGATTGCACCAAAGGCGATAGCCGCTATTCAAGCCAGCACAGATTTAGTGGCTTATGGCTTGTATCTGGATTTATTAGGTGATGTTTGTGATGGTAAAACCCATCATGATTTACCACTCGGGCAAGAAATTGATCGTGCTCGTTTAGCATTGAGTTTAACCGCCAGTGGCAAAGATACGGCGTTAGTATCAAGTGGTGATATCGGTATTTATGCGATGGCTACCTTGGTATTTGAATTATTAGATCGCCAGCTGCAAGGCCTAGAAGATCACCCTGAGTGGTTAGATGTGGATATTGAAGTGGTACCTGGTATTTCGGCAATGCAAGCAGGCGCCAGTCGGGTTGGCGCTATGCTCGGTCATGATTTTTGTACTATCTCGTTATCGGATTTATTAACACCTTGGGAAACCATTGAGAAACGTATCCATAGCTGTGGTACCGGGGATTTTGTGGTGTCGTTTTATAACCCCAGATCGAAAAAACGTGATTGGCAGATTAATACCGCGCGAGATATTTTACTGCAATACCGTCCTGCCAATACGCCAGTATTATTAGGCCGTCAACTTACCCGTGAAGATGAAAGTATTACCATGACCACATTAGACAAACTACATTCTGATGATGTTGATATGTTCACAATGGTGACGGTTGGCAATAGTCAGTCTCGTCATATCATCAACGGCCAAAAAGAATGGATTTATACACCGCGAGGATATAATAAAAAATTATGA
- the cobM gene encoding precorrin-4 C(11)-methyltransferase, translating into MTVYFIGAGPGDPELITVKGQKLINNCPVILYAGSLVPRALFADVEETAEQIIDTAPIALDEIIEHIRVADAAGKDVARVHSGDPSLYGAIGEQIRRLEQLDIDYQVIPGVTATAASAAWLRKELTLSGVSQTIIFTRYEGKTPFPERERLPALAASGATLAIHLGVTKIAKIVDELIPFYGEDCPVAVCYRTSWPDQDKVIGTLKDIVEKVRAKKFTLTALILVGHVLGTQKFDDSYLYDKDQPHIYRPPVK; encoded by the coding sequence ATGACAGTTTATTTCATCGGTGCAGGACCGGGTGATCCCGAGTTGATCACGGTCAAAGGGCAGAAATTAATTAATAACTGTCCGGTAATTTTATATGCAGGATCATTGGTGCCTCGGGCATTATTTGCGGATGTGGAAGAGACTGCGGAGCAGATTATCGATACCGCACCAATAGCCCTGGATGAGATCATTGAACATATCCGAGTGGCGGATGCAGCAGGCAAAGACGTTGCTCGCGTGCATTCTGGTGATCCTTCTTTATACGGCGCGATTGGCGAACAGATCCGCCGTTTAGAGCAATTGGATATCGATTATCAAGTGATCCCAGGGGTGACTGCAACGGCGGCCTCAGCGGCGTGGTTACGTAAAGAGTTAACATTATCTGGGGTATCACAAACTATTATTTTTACCCGTTATGAAGGCAAAACTCCGTTTCCAGAACGTGAGCGTTTACCCGCATTGGCAGCCAGTGGTGCGACACTCGCGATCCATTTAGGCGTGACTAAGATTGCTAAAATTGTCGATGAACTTATTCCGTTTTATGGCGAAGATTGCCCTGTGGCCGTTTGCTACCGTACCTCATGGCCAGACCAGGACAAAGTGATTGGTACGTTAAAAGATATTGTTGAAAAGGTCAGAGCGAAGAAATTTACTTTAACTGCCCTTATTCTGGTCGGCCATGTATTAGGTACGCAGAAGTTTGATGATTCGTATTTATATGACAAAGACCAGCCACATATTTATCGCCCACCAGTGAAATAA
- a CDS encoding sirohydrochlorin chelatase, whose amino-acid sequence MTTIATLPETSGVLICGHGSRAKIAEEEFSLLAKGLKERHPELKVEYGFLEYSAPNLHTALDRLVAQGVTKIHAVPGMLFAATHAKNDIPSVLTTYQAKHPNLTIEYGKELGLHDEMIMAFQQRILNALGHDTIPAAGELYDTMLVVVGRGTSVVDANADAAKLTRIACENLGFGWSETVYSGVTFPSVGRGLEMALKLGFKKIVVAPYFLFGGKLIDRIYNYVDKVANENPDVTFFKADYLRAQDHVINTFELRINETIAEPAPSITLMADFQARLARGEVDVHHHHAEFKAEGEHSHEHSNSHEHNNSHSHDHSHSHRHGHHHAPYKHIAHPHGPRTMVNDNICGYFMSQLPEQIIAEEKAAGDKN is encoded by the coding sequence ATGACAACAATTGCAACATTGCCTGAAACTTCAGGTGTTCTTATTTGTGGGCACGGCAGCCGTGCGAAGATCGCAGAAGAAGAGTTTTCTTTATTAGCAAAGGGACTAAAAGAACGTCATCCAGAATTGAAAGTTGAATATGGCTTTCTGGAATATTCTGCGCCGAATTTGCATACCGCGTTAGATCGTTTAGTGGCCCAAGGTGTCACTAAGATCCATGCAGTACCAGGCATGCTATTTGCGGCAACCCATGCTAAAAATGACATTCCATCGGTATTAACGACGTATCAAGCCAAGCACCCTAATCTGACTATCGAATACGGTAAAGAACTAGGCTTACATGATGAAATGATCATGGCGTTTCAACAGCGTATTCTCAATGCACTTGGTCACGACACGATCCCAGCTGCGGGTGAACTTTACGACACCATGTTGGTTGTGGTTGGTCGTGGTACATCGGTTGTTGATGCTAATGCCGATGCAGCTAAACTGACTCGTATCGCTTGTGAAAACCTGGGTTTTGGTTGGTCAGAAACAGTTTATTCTGGTGTTACTTTCCCGTCTGTAGGCCGTGGTTTAGAAATGGCACTAAAACTGGGCTTCAAAAAGATCGTGGTGGCACCTTATTTCTTATTCGGTGGCAAGCTAATCGACCGTATCTACAATTATGTTGATAAAGTGGCCAATGAAAACCCTGATGTTACGTTTTTCAAAGCTGATTACCTGCGCGCGCAAGACCATGTGATCAATACTTTTGAACTACGTATCAATGAAACTATTGCCGAACCAGCGCCAAGTATTACCCTAATGGCCGATTTCCAAGCGCGCCTAGCACGTGGCGAAGTAGATGTTCATCACCATCATGCCGAATTTAAAGCTGAAGGTGAGCACAGTCATGAACACAGTAATAGTCATGAACACAATAATAGTCATTCACATGACCACAGCCACTCTCATCGTCACGGCCATCATCATGCACCTTACAAGCATATTGCTCATCCACATGGTCCACGTACCATGGTGAATGACAATATCTGCGGATACTTCATGAGCCAATTACCAGAACAGATCATTGCCGAAGAAAAAGCGGCGGGTGATAAAAACTAA
- the cobW gene encoding cobalamin biosynthesis protein CobW translates to MQLKKIPVTVVTGFLGSGKTTLLSNILKQAAGKRIAVIVNEFGELDIDADLLRSCPLDCDDESTPQRQGKNGIYELANGCICCTVEEEFLPVMKELVARRDDIDHILIETSGLALPKPLVQAFNWPEIKQYCTVDAVITLIDGPAVAAGRFANDTDKVQAQRLADESLDHDPSLQELLDDQLSAADLVLVSKNDLLTDAEREQVKIVVANRVPDAVKTIYVDNGDIALDVIMGLDSAAEEQIDHLHNHHDHHHAHGAHHDHAHDHFDSFVLTFGEVDGPRLQQILTQLLTEHNIFRAKGFAALPGKPMRQVLQAVGERLNVHFDRMWNSDEVRQTQLVVIGKNLDRKVLESALQQAVIGADDAVTA, encoded by the coding sequence ATGCAATTAAAAAAAATCCCCGTTACCGTAGTTACCGGTTTTCTTGGCAGTGGTAAAACCACCTTACTTTCTAATATTTTAAAACAAGCTGCGGGCAAACGTATCGCAGTTATCGTTAATGAATTTGGCGAACTGGATATTGATGCGGATTTATTACGCAGTTGCCCACTCGATTGTGACGATGAATCGACCCCGCAACGGCAGGGCAAGAACGGTATTTATGAATTAGCCAATGGCTGTATTTGCTGTACGGTAGAAGAAGAATTTTTACCTGTGATGAAAGAGTTAGTCGCACGTCGTGATGATATCGACCATATTCTGATTGAAACCAGTGGTTTGGCATTACCTAAACCCTTGGTTCAGGCATTCAACTGGCCGGAAATAAAGCAATATTGTACGGTCGATGCGGTGATCACCCTGATTGATGGCCCGGCTGTGGCTGCGGGTCGTTTTGCCAATGATACCGACAAGGTACAAGCACAGCGTTTGGCTGATGAAAGCTTAGATCACGATCCAAGTTTACAAGAATTACTGGATGATCAATTAAGTGCGGCAGACTTAGTGCTGGTCAGTAAAAACGATTTATTGACCGACGCTGAGCGTGAACAGGTTAAAATTGTGGTCGCTAACCGGGTTCCCGATGCCGTTAAAACCATTTATGTCGACAATGGTGACATTGCCCTAGACGTTATCATGGGTTTAGATTCGGCGGCAGAAGAGCAAATTGATCATCTGCATAACCATCATGATCATCATCATGCGCATGGCGCACATCACGACCACGCTCACGACCACTTCGATTCTTTTGTGTTGACGTTTGGTGAAGTGGATGGTCCGCGTTTACAGCAGATCTTAACGCAATTATTAACCGAGCATAATATCTTCCGGGCCAAAGGTTTTGCGGCCTTACCGGGTAAACCTATGCGTCAGGTACTACAAGCAGTGGGTGAACGCCTTAATGTGCATTTTGATCGGATGTGGAATAGCGATGAAGTACGTCAGACTCAGTTAGTGGTGATTGGTAAAAATCTTGACCGTAAGGTGCTGGAAAGTGCACTGCAACAAGCCGTTATTGGCGCCGATGATGCTGTAACTGCCTAA